One genomic window of Nicotiana sylvestris chromosome 10, ASM39365v2, whole genome shotgun sequence includes the following:
- the LOC104224799 gene encoding uncharacterized protein → MADNFELWDVICDGPFVPTKPIGDPAVTIPKTRKEFNDADRKAIEKNFRAKKILSYGIVLDEYNMISACQSANEIWEALQTAHEGTTQVKQSQIDMLTIEYELFRMKDNESIQGMYTRFTSIINELHSKGEIIPRNKLVKKILSVLPGSWESKVNAIT, encoded by the coding sequence ATGGCTGATAATTTCGAGCTTTGGGATGTCATATGTGATGGACCTTTCGTCCCTACAAAACCTATTGGTGACCCAGCTGTAACTATTCCCAAAACAAGAAAGGAATTCAATGACGCTGACCGAAAGGCCATAGAAaagaattttcgtgcaaagaaaatTCTTAGTTATGGCATTGTTCTTGATGAGTACAACATGATTTCAGCATGCCAATCAGCTAATGAGATATGGGAAGCTCTCCAAACAGCTCATGAAGGGACAACACAGGTAAAGCAGTCCCAAATTGACATGCTAACCATAGAGTATGAGCTTTTCAGAATGAAGGACAATGAATCAATTCAGGGTATGTACACTCGCTTCACATCTATCATCAATGAGCTTCACTCAAAGGGAGAGATCATCCCTAGGAACAAACTCGTCAAGAAGATACTTAGTGTATTACCTGGTTCTTGGGAAAGCAAGGTAAATGCTATCACATAA